From one Candidatus Methanoplasma termitum genomic stretch:
- a CDS encoding SHOCT domain-containing protein: MARKCIGCGKPIGGVLGAIGTKLFYGEVCLSCNKKLKDIMGYQYLTPTQVNDIISNRVQKQDVKVESPFFNSGSSGTNDPGANKASSADEIRKYKELLDEGIITQEEFDIAKKRLLGL; this comes from the coding sequence ATGGCAAGAAAATGCATAGGCTGCGGCAAACCGATCGGTGGCGTGTTAGGTGCAATTGGGACGAAGTTATTCTATGGCGAAGTATGCCTTTCATGCAACAAGAAACTCAAGGACATCATGGGTTATCAGTATCTTACTCCGACACAGGTAAATGACATAATATCCAACAGAGTTCAGAAACAAGATGTCAAAGTGGAGTCGCCGTTCTTTAATTCAGGTTCGTCTGGCACAAACGATCCGGGAGCAAATAAGGCATCATCGGCGGACGAGATAAGGAAATACAAAGAGCTGTTGGACGAGGGCATAATAACACAGGAAGAGTTCGACATAGCCAAAAAGCGATTGTTGGGACTCTGA